Proteins found in one Candidatus Bathyarchaeota archaeon genomic segment:
- a CDS encoding DUF1922 domain-containing protein, which produces MPITHIVKCPKCGKLMLAKHSQKTKTCPYCNNKVSLLCAQKIATADSAFEASEMLRKLKNK; this is translated from the coding sequence ATGCCAATAACCCACATTGTAAAATGCCCCAAATGCGGCAAATTGATGCTGGCTAAACACAGCCAAAAAACCAAAACTTGCCCATACTGCAACAACAAAGTCAGCCTTCTTTGTGCCCAAAAAATTGCGACAGCAGACTCCGCTTTTGAAGCTTCAGAAATGCTGCGTAAACTCAAAAATAAATAA
- a CDS encoding adenylate kinase family protein has protein sequence MKRVILITGTPCTGKTTTAKQLAQKLNAHYINLTKYAKENNLTIGEDKERKTTIIDEKAMKTKLAKTIDSLENVDVIIDGHYAAAVTPQNQTTHVFVLRKNPKHLKQQMQNCGFEKQKLWENLSAEILDACLIEALENQKGKVCEIDTTEKTTDQIVNEIIDVLEKRKKCYSGHIDWISMLEREGITEQYLKA, from the coding sequence ATGAAACGTGTAATCCTAATCACAGGCACACCATGCACAGGGAAAACAACCACTGCAAAACAGCTTGCACAAAAACTAAACGCGCACTACATCAACCTTACAAAATACGCTAAAGAAAACAATCTAACAATAGGTGAAGACAAAGAACGCAAAACCACCATAATTGATGAAAAAGCAATGAAGACAAAACTCGCGAAAACAATAGATTCCCTCGAAAACGTTGATGTAATCATTGATGGACACTACGCAGCTGCAGTCACACCACAAAACCAAACAACCCACGTGTTCGTTCTGCGCAAAAATCCAAAGCACTTAAAACAACAAATGCAAAACTGCGGATTCGAAAAACAAAAGCTTTGGGAAAACCTAAGTGCTGAAATCCTCGACGCATGCCTAATCGAAGCGCTCGAAAATCAAAAAGGCAAAGTCTGCGAAATAGATACCACAGAGAAAACAACAGACCAAATCGTTAACGAAATCATAGATGTCTTAGAGAAACGCAAAAAATGCTACAGCGGCCACATCGACTGGATAAGCATGCTTGAGCGCGAAGGAATAACCGAACAATACCTAAAAGCCTAA
- a CDS encoding iron-sulfur cluster assembly protein gives MTELEDQVRKAVGNVQDPETGQTFEEMQMILSVKETTPGNVTVEFVPTSPFCPIAFKLAVDLREAAKKVPGVQKATILCRGHAMEQQINEMTNK, from the coding sequence ATGACCGAATTAGAAGACCAAGTCCGCAAAGCAGTCGGCAACGTGCAAGACCCAGAAACTGGTCAAACCTTCGAAGAAATGCAAATGATTCTTAGCGTAAAAGAAACAACACCCGGCAACGTAACTGTTGAATTCGTTCCAACAAGCCCATTTTGTCCAATAGCTTTCAAACTAGCCGTCGACTTACGGGAAGCAGCAAAAAAAGTGCCAGGTGTGCAAAAAGCCACAATCTTATGTCGTGGACATGCGATGGAGCAACAAATCAACGAAATGACAAACAAGTAA
- a CDS encoding HIT family protein — protein sequence MVFDDSCIFCKIVQKQAHSSVIYEDEAVMAFLDIRPLNLGHTLVIPKIHYADIFDVPEELLSRIYEITKLVSSAVKKATKADGISIIQQNGKAAGQDIFHLHVHVVPRFEGQVLPHFSDLKVVERSKLEDMAKKVRQHL from the coding sequence TTGGTCTTTGATGATTCCTGTATCTTCTGTAAAATCGTGCAAAAACAGGCGCACTCAAGCGTAATCTATGAAGATGAGGCAGTGATGGCTTTTCTTGATATTCGACCGCTAAATCTTGGCCACACTTTAGTTATCCCTAAAATTCACTATGCAGATATTTTTGATGTCCCAGAGGAACTATTGAGCCGTATCTACGAAATTACTAAACTGGTTTCTTCCGCCGTCAAAAAAGCAACAAAGGCGGATGGCATAAGCATCATCCAACAAAACGGTAAAGCAGCAGGGCAAGACATTTTTCATCTACATGTGCATGTGGTTCCACGGTTTGAGGGGCAGGTACTGCCGCATTTTAGCGACCTAAAAGTGGTTGAGCGCTCAAAACTTGAAGACATGGCAAAAAAAGTCAGACAGCACCTATAA